In Anaerobacillus sp. CMMVII, a single window of DNA contains:
- the pdxT gene encoding pyridoxal 5'-phosphate synthase glutaminase subunit PdxT has translation MVKIGVLALQGAVREHVQSLQSPDVEVVVVKKVEQLDDLDGLVLPGGESTAMRRLIDKYDFFEPLKAFANAGKPMFGTCAGLILMAKQLVGQNEGHLEIIDMEVERNAFGRQRESFEAELMVKGIAEDIMAVFIRAPLIKSVGDNVEILSKYKGEIVAVRQEQFLACSFHPELTSDARFHQYFVNIVKETKTKCLNV, from the coding sequence ATGGTTAAAATAGGAGTACTTGCGCTGCAAGGCGCCGTGCGTGAACACGTACAATCTCTGCAGTCACCAGATGTCGAAGTTGTTGTCGTAAAGAAAGTTGAACAACTTGATGACTTGGATGGGTTAGTTTTACCAGGTGGTGAAAGTACGGCAATGCGACGCCTCATCGATAAATATGACTTTTTCGAACCATTAAAAGCGTTTGCTAATGCAGGTAAACCAATGTTTGGTACTTGTGCTGGGTTAATCTTAATGGCTAAACAGCTTGTTGGTCAAAACGAAGGTCATTTAGAAATCATTGATATGGAAGTCGAGCGCAATGCCTTTGGAAGACAACGTGAAAGCTTTGAGGCTGAATTAATGGTCAAGGGAATCGCTGAGGATATTATGGCTGTGTTTATTCGTGCGCCACTAATTAAATCTGTAGGTGATAACGTTGAAATCCTTTCTAAGTATAAAGGTGAGATTGTGGCAGTCCGCCAAGAACAATTTTTAGCTTGTTCATTCCATCCGGAGTTGACAAGTGATGCACGTTTCCATCAATATTTTGTTAATATTGTTAAAGAAACCAAAACCAAATGTTTAAATGTTTAA
- a CDS encoding ABC transporter permease subunit encodes MEDGFSRAPFPPSLSNPFEPFGTDTLGRDLLSLIVLGTKDTLILVLLITVIRYAVAIPLALSAIKQKGPTFWLLTSWNSVFSALPTIFSAVILMNLPFVIFAENRLIIVILILALIEVGRVSYLIQQEGFMLSNELFVEAGITIGNSQLGLYWRYYLPALLPSIITNFFLDLGKVMLLIGQLGIFSIFIEQSWIQLANVSGELQNSSYNWASILGESRGTLRRAPWITFFPALAITFTIISFYFIGEGLRAHFTRRQ; translated from the coding sequence ATGGAGGATGGCTTTTCGAGAGCCCCGTTTCCACCATCTTTATCGAACCCCTTTGAACCATTTGGAACCGATACATTAGGGAGAGACTTACTTTCTTTGATTGTCTTAGGGACAAAGGATACGCTTATACTCGTCTTACTTATTACAGTTATCCGCTATGCAGTTGCTATCCCTTTAGCGCTTAGTGCAATTAAACAAAAGGGGCCAACCTTTTGGCTATTAACTAGTTGGAACAGTGTATTTTCGGCTTTACCAACCATCTTTTCGGCAGTCATATTAATGAATCTTCCCTTTGTCATCTTTGCTGAAAATCGTTTAATAATCGTCATTTTAATTCTGGCATTGATTGAAGTAGGAAGGGTCAGTTACTTAATTCAACAGGAAGGGTTTATGCTTTCAAATGAACTTTTTGTAGAGGCTGGTATTACGATTGGGAATAGTCAGCTAGGTCTATATTGGAGATACTACTTACCAGCATTGTTGCCATCTATTATAACCAACTTTTTTCTTGATCTAGGTAAGGTGATGCTTTTGATAGGGCAACTAGGAATTTTTAGTATCTTTATAGAACAAAGTTGGATCCAGTTAGCGAATGTATCAGGGGAATTGCAAAACAGTAGTTATAATTGGGCGTCGATTCTTGGTGAGTCAAGAGGAACACTAAGAAGAGCTCCATGGATTACCTTTTTCCCCGCTTTAGCCATTACATTTACGATTATTAGCTTTTATTTCATTGGAGAAGGATTAAGGGCACATTTTACTCGAAGACAGTAA
- a CDS encoding D-alanyl-D-alanine carboxypeptidase family protein, with product MNKNISKVIIASFLSFLLLMSTFSFPAQTKANFDTNAYNGILLDAETGKILFQKNIDVLLPIASMSKMMSEYLVLEAINTGRIKWDQTVPISTEVAAVSHNTTLSNVHLRIDEQYTVKELYESVAIYSANGATMALAELISGSYPAFIKLMNETASNLGMGQEGQDFKFVNSTGLPNKYVPANMRYEGTSESDENLMTARATATLAFKLINDYPEVLETASIPRKNFKEGTADQIFMENWNFMLPELVYGFEYTDGLKTGFTNAAGYCFTGTALKNGQRVITVVMKTDSIKERFDETKRMMDYGFNNFSKQQITPAGFQIEGFETLAVSKGKEREVAISTAEDLAIMMKNGEEELYSVEFIFDESFFDEEGKLVAPLEKGQQVGYMQVNYHGDINHEFIISEAAASEQVAVILNESVEKAGWFSLTMRAIGGFFSGIWTSVANAVKGIFS from the coding sequence ATGAATAAAAATATAAGCAAAGTAATAATCGCAAGTTTTTTAAGTTTCCTATTACTAATGTCAACATTCAGCTTTCCAGCTCAAACGAAAGCGAACTTTGACACAAATGCTTACAATGGCATTTTGTTAGACGCAGAAACAGGTAAAATACTATTTCAAAAAAATATCGATGTACTTTTACCAATAGCTAGTATGTCAAAAATGATGAGTGAATATCTTGTGCTAGAAGCAATTAATACGGGGCGAATTAAATGGGATCAAACCGTTCCAATTAGTACAGAAGTAGCTGCAGTTTCCCATAATACTACTTTATCTAATGTTCACTTACGAATAGATGAACAATATACGGTAAAAGAATTATATGAGTCAGTAGCTATATATTCAGCTAATGGAGCAACTATGGCATTAGCGGAATTAATTTCAGGTTCGTACCCAGCTTTTATAAAGCTAATGAATGAAACAGCTAGTAATTTGGGGATGGGCCAAGAAGGACAGGATTTTAAATTTGTTAACTCAACTGGTTTACCTAATAAGTATGTACCAGCAAATATGCGTTATGAAGGCACTTCAGAATCTGACGAGAACTTAATGACTGCAAGAGCAACTGCAACATTGGCGTTTAAACTAATAAACGATTACCCAGAGGTTTTAGAAACGGCTAGTATCCCTAGAAAGAATTTTAAAGAGGGTACTGCTGACCAAATTTTTATGGAAAATTGGAACTTCATGTTACCAGAGCTTGTTTATGGTTTTGAGTATACTGATGGTTTAAAAACGGGCTTTACGAATGCAGCAGGATATTGTTTTACAGGGACTGCACTTAAAAATGGTCAACGAGTGATTACAGTTGTTATGAAAACAGACTCAATAAAAGAGCGTTTCGATGAAACAAAGCGGATGATGGACTATGGTTTTAATAATTTTTCAAAACAACAGATTACTCCAGCTGGTTTCCAAATTGAAGGCTTTGAAACATTAGCTGTCTCAAAAGGGAAAGAGCGCGAAGTTGCTATTTCAACAGCTGAAGACTTAGCTATTATGATGAAAAATGGCGAAGAAGAGCTTTACTCTGTAGAATTTATTTTTGATGAGAGTTTTTTCGATGAAGAGGGAAAACTAGTTGCGCCACTTGAAAAGGGGCAACAGGTTGGATATATGCAAGTCAATTACCATGGGGATATTAACCATGAGTTTATCATTTCAGAAGCAGCCGCTAGTGAGCAAGTAGCTGTTATTCTAAATGAGTCAGTAGAAAAAGCTGGTTGGTTCTCGTTAACTATGAGAGCCATTGGTGGATTTTTCTCTGGGATTTGGACAAGCGTAGCAAATGCAGTAAAAGGGATTTTTTCATAA
- a CDS encoding YaaC family protein, protein MEKLDPWKYFRTFYSANQTQNYLSKKYTHFPEGEKLAFQNSYTLIYYLEHGKKYYDQSVIAPYELQPVLLFYGMIQLMKAAILTVDPNYPETTQVLAHGVSTRKRKKVQYEFLFDEVKIQKNGLVTHFSEKMFTIKHLEGEKYKMGELMKRIPELHPSFYSLYNEKVAYPITKEQDLLYSLDNRILDNLHLSLDSFVHLVSEHAPLVINKSREEKAKIFLEIKKQLNPLFCSPIQFDLSKIQFKLPTERSMYSYLPELLVHYLILYNLSMICRYETDWWGELFHQYPSNDLPFITEFLEVTKQKVPFYIALLLQG, encoded by the coding sequence ATGGAAAAATTAGACCCCTGGAAGTACTTTCGAACTTTTTATTCTGCAAATCAGACGCAGAATTATTTAAGTAAGAAGTATACACATTTTCCCGAAGGAGAGAAACTGGCTTTTCAAAATAGTTATACGCTGATTTATTATTTAGAACATGGCAAAAAGTATTATGACCAATCAGTCATAGCTCCTTATGAGCTTCAACCTGTGCTGTTATTTTATGGAATGATTCAGCTAATGAAAGCTGCTATTTTAACCGTAGACCCAAACTATCCAGAAACAACCCAAGTACTAGCACATGGAGTTTCTACAAGAAAACGAAAAAAGGTTCAGTACGAATTTTTATTTGATGAAGTAAAAATCCAAAAAAATGGTCTTGTTACCCACTTTTCAGAAAAAATGTTTACTATCAAGCACTTAGAAGGTGAGAAATATAAGATGGGAGAATTAATGAAGCGAATTCCTGAACTTCATCCTTCTTTTTATTCTCTCTATAATGAAAAGGTAGCTTACCCAATAACTAAAGAGCAGGACTTATTGTATTCTCTGGACAACCGTATCTTAGACAACCTACATTTATCACTAGATAGTTTTGTTCACCTTGTCTCAGAGCACGCACCATTGGTGATTAATAAAAGTCGAGAAGAAAAGGCAAAAATATTTCTTGAGATTAAAAAACAGCTAAATCCATTATTTTGTTCACCAATCCAGTTTGATCTCTCCAAAATTCAATTTAAACTCCCAACAGAGCGATCAATGTATTCATACTTACCAGAATTATTGGTTCACTATTTAATTTTATATAATTTAAGTATGATTTGTAGATATGAGACTGATTGGTGGGGCGAGCTATTTCATCAATACCCATCTAACGATTTACCATTCATAACAGAGTTTCTTGAAGTAACTAAACAAAAAGTTCCCTTTTATATTGCATTACTTCTTCAAGGATAA
- the pdxS gene encoding pyridoxal 5'-phosphate synthase lyase subunit PdxS gives MVQTGTDRVKRGMAEMQKGGVIMDVINAEQAKIAEEAGAVAVMALERVPSDIRAAGGVARMADPTIVEEVMAAVSIPVMAKCRIGHIVEARILEAMGVDYIDESEVLTPADEVYHLYKRDFTVPFVCGARDIGEAARRISEGASMIRTKGEPGTGNIVEAVRHMRMIQAQIRNIIGMSTDELMTEAKNTGAPFEVLLQIKEEGKFPVVNFAAGGIATPADAALMMQLGADGVFVGSGIFKSESPEKFARAIVEATTHYEDYELIAKLSKGLGTPMKGIEISSLHPSERMQERGW, from the coding sequence ATGGTTCAAACAGGTACTGATCGCGTCAAGCGTGGAATGGCTGAAATGCAAAAAGGTGGCGTAATAATGGATGTTATTAACGCTGAGCAAGCAAAGATTGCTGAAGAAGCTGGTGCAGTTGCTGTCATGGCTCTTGAAAGAGTGCCTTCAGATATTCGTGCAGCTGGTGGCGTAGCTCGTATGGCAGATCCTACAATCGTTGAGGAAGTAATGGCTGCTGTGTCTATTCCAGTAATGGCAAAATGCCGTATTGGTCATATTGTAGAAGCAAGAATTCTAGAAGCTATGGGTGTAGACTACATTGATGAGAGTGAAGTATTAACTCCTGCTGATGAAGTGTACCACTTATATAAACGTGATTTTACAGTTCCATTTGTATGTGGTGCTCGTGACATAGGTGAAGCGGCACGCCGTATTAGTGAAGGAGCTTCAATGATCCGTACAAAGGGTGAGCCTGGTACAGGAAATATTGTTGAAGCAGTAAGACATATGCGCATGATTCAAGCGCAAATACGTAATATTATTGGGATGTCAACTGATGAATTAATGACGGAAGCCAAAAACACTGGTGCTCCATTTGAAGTTTTACTTCAAATCAAAGAAGAAGGGAAATTCCCAGTAGTTAACTTTGCAGCTGGTGGAATAGCAACTCCAGCAGATGCTGCATTAATGATGCAGTTAGGTGCAGATGGAGTATTTGTTGGCTCAGGTATCTTTAAATCAGAGAGTCCAGAGAAATTTGCGCGTGCAATTGTTGAAGCTACAACTCATTACGAAGATTATGAACTAATTGCAAAGTTATCAAAAGGACTTGGTACTCCTATGAAGGGGATTGAGATTTCAAGCTTACATCCTTCAGAGCGTATGCAAGAACGTGGTTGGTAA
- the guaB gene encoding IMP dehydrogenase: protein MWDNKFVKEGLTFDDVLLIPARSEVLPKDVSVSTTLSKTLKLNIPIISAGMDTVTEAKMAIAIAREGGLGIIHKNMSIEAQAEEVDRVKRSESGVITNPFYLTPDALVSDAEQLMSKYRISGVPIVNEQMKLVGILTNRDLRFIDDYSITIDTVMTKDQLVTASVGTTLRDAEKILQKHKIEKLPLVDNEGVLKGLITIKDIEKVIQFPNSAKDHQGRLIVGAAVGVTADTMERVKALVEASVDVIVLDTAHGHSKGVLDKVREVREAYPDLNIIAGNVATAAATKDLIEAGANIIKVGIGPGSICTTRIIAGIGVPQITAVYDCANEANKHGIPVIADGGIKYSGDVVKALAAGGHAVMLGSLLAGVSESPGDREIYQGRQFKVYRGMGSLGAMEKGSKDRYFQENNQKLVPEGIEGRVPYKGPLHDTIHQLVGGIRAGMGYCGTKTLDDLRENGQFIKITNAGLKESHPHDVQITKEAPNYSL from the coding sequence ATGTGGGACAATAAGTTTGTTAAAGAAGGTTTGACGTTTGATGATGTTTTATTAATACCAGCTAGATCAGAAGTTCTTCCAAAGGATGTTTCTGTAAGTACGACCCTTTCAAAAACATTAAAATTAAACATCCCAATTATTAGTGCAGGAATGGATACAGTTACTGAGGCGAAAATGGCGATTGCAATTGCCCGAGAAGGTGGCTTAGGCATCATTCATAAGAATATGTCGATTGAAGCTCAAGCAGAGGAAGTTGATCGTGTAAAAAGGTCGGAAAGTGGTGTTATTACAAATCCTTTCTATTTAACCCCAGATGCTCTCGTTTCTGATGCAGAACAACTGATGTCAAAATATCGTATCTCTGGTGTTCCTATCGTTAATGAGCAAATGAAATTAGTAGGAATTTTAACGAATCGCGACCTTCGTTTTATTGATGATTACTCTATTACGATTGATACTGTAATGACAAAAGATCAACTAGTAACAGCTTCAGTTGGTACAACATTAAGAGATGCTGAAAAAATTCTTCAAAAGCATAAAATTGAAAAACTTCCATTAGTAGATAATGAAGGTGTATTAAAAGGTTTAATTACAATTAAAGATATTGAAAAGGTCATTCAGTTTCCAAACTCAGCAAAAGATCATCAAGGGCGATTAATCGTTGGAGCTGCAGTAGGTGTAACCGCTGATACTATGGAACGAGTAAAAGCTCTTGTTGAGGCAAGCGTAGATGTCATTGTCTTAGATACGGCTCATGGTCATTCAAAAGGTGTTCTTGATAAAGTTAGAGAAGTAAGAGAGGCATACCCAGATTTAAATATTATTGCAGGAAATGTTGCAACTGCAGCAGCAACGAAAGATCTAATTGAAGCTGGTGCAAATATTATTAAGGTTGGTATTGGTCCTGGTTCAATCTGCACAACGCGAATTATTGCTGGAATTGGAGTCCCACAGATTACGGCAGTATATGACTGTGCAAATGAAGCAAACAAACACGGCATACCTGTTATTGCTGATGGAGGAATTAAGTATTCTGGTGACGTCGTTAAAGCACTTGCAGCTGGTGGTCATGCAGTTATGCTTGGTAGTCTTCTAGCAGGTGTATCAGAAAGCCCTGGTGATCGTGAAATTTATCAAGGACGTCAGTTTAAGGTATATCGCGGAATGGGCTCATTAGGAGCTATGGAAAAAGGTAGTAAGGATCGCTATTTCCAAGAAAATAATCAAAAGCTTGTTCCAGAAGGAATTGAGGGTCGGGTACCGTATAAAGGACCTCTTCATGATACAATTCACCAGTTAGTGGGTGGTATTCGTGCAGGTATGGGTTATTGTGGAACAAAAACGTTAGATGATTTACGTGAGAACGGACAATTTATAAAAATTACAAACGCAGGTTTAAAAGAAAGTCATCCTCATGATGTACAAATTACAAAAGAAGCTCCAAACTATTCACTATAG
- a CDS encoding ABC transporter ATP-binding protein, giving the protein MSTLLEVKNLKTHFFSKDKVFPVVDGLDFKVKKGETLAIVGESGSGKSITSLSIMGLVPKPGGKIVEGEIIFDGTDLVSLSENEMYKVRGNDIAMIFQEPMSSLNPVLTIGEQITEVLIYHKKITKKEARERAVELLKIVGFARAAEILDDYPHRLSGGMRQRVMIAMAMSCDPKLLIADEPTTALDVTVQAQILELMKELSKKFSSSIILITHDLGVVAELADRVLVMYAGQVVEESEIVQLFDRPLHPYTQGLLSSVPKIEEDQERLTSIGGNVPSPDNFPKGCRFSTRCEHVMQKCLESQPDLIEVYPGRKSRCFLHEEGVN; this is encoded by the coding sequence ATGTCTACTTTGTTAGAAGTTAAAAACTTAAAAACCCACTTTTTTTCAAAGGATAAAGTGTTTCCTGTTGTTGATGGATTAGACTTTAAAGTTAAAAAAGGTGAGACATTAGCGATTGTTGGTGAATCGGGTTCAGGAAAGAGTATTACATCATTATCAATTATGGGTCTTGTTCCAAAGCCAGGTGGCAAAATTGTTGAAGGTGAAATTATCTTTGATGGCACAGATCTAGTCTCTTTAAGTGAGAATGAGATGTATAAAGTTCGTGGAAATGATATAGCGATGATCTTCCAAGAACCAATGTCATCACTTAATCCAGTTTTAACAATAGGTGAGCAAATTACCGAGGTATTAATCTATCACAAAAAGATTACGAAAAAGGAAGCAAGGGAAAGGGCTGTTGAGCTACTAAAAATAGTTGGCTTTGCTCGTGCTGCAGAAATTTTGGATGATTATCCACACCGTTTGTCTGGTGGGATGAGACAAAGAGTTATGATAGCGATGGCGATGAGTTGTGATCCGAAGCTACTAATTGCTGACGAACCAACGACTGCATTGGATGTAACTGTCCAAGCCCAAATTTTAGAGTTAATGAAGGAATTATCAAAGAAGTTTAGCTCTTCGATTATCTTAATTACGCACGACCTAGGGGTTGTCGCTGAACTAGCTGATCGTGTATTGGTTATGTACGCCGGGCAAGTAGTTGAAGAGTCAGAGATTGTTCAGCTTTTTGATCGACCGTTACATCCATACACTCAAGGATTGCTAAGCTCAGTTCCAAAAATAGAAGAAGATCAAGAACGGTTAACTTCTATTGGAGGGAATGTTCCTTCACCAGATAACTTCCCAAAAGGCTGTCGTTTTTCTACACGCTGTGAACATGTGATGCAAAAGTGTTTAGAAAGCCAACCTGACTTAATTGAAGTGTATCCAGGCCGCAAGTCGCGTTGCTTCTTGCATGAGGAAGGAGTTAACTAA
- the serS gene encoding serine--tRNA ligase: MLDVKVLRANFEEVKKKLENRGEKISDLDLFGDLDRKRRELIVEAEQLKSRRNSVSQEVAKLKREKQDADHLIKEMKEVSDIIKDLDEELRIVEGQLDEILMTIPNIPHESVPVGLTEDDNVEIRTWGELPSFSYEAKPHWDVATNLGILDFERAAKVTGSRFVFYKGKGARLERALINFMMDLHQDEHGYEEVLPPYLVNRTSMTGTGQLPKFEEDAFKIREEDYFLVPTAEVPVTNMHRDEIIDGDQLPIAYTAYSACFRSEAGSAGRDTRGLIRQHQFNKVELVRFVKPEESYEQLELLTSQAEKVLQLLQLPYRVLSMCTGDLGFTAAKKYDIEVWIPSYETYREISSCSNFEDFQARRANIRFRREAKGKTEYVHTLNGSGLAVGRTVAAILENYQQEDGSVVVPEVLVPYMGGLTLIK; the protein is encoded by the coding sequence ATGTTAGATGTAAAAGTATTGAGAGCAAATTTCGAAGAAGTGAAAAAGAAGTTAGAAAATCGCGGTGAGAAGATCTCAGATCTAGACCTCTTTGGAGATTTAGACCGAAAAAGACGAGAGCTTATAGTCGAGGCAGAACAACTTAAAAGCAGACGTAATTCTGTTTCTCAAGAAGTGGCTAAGCTAAAACGCGAAAAGCAGGATGCAGATCATTTGATCAAAGAGATGAAAGAAGTATCAGATATAATTAAAGACCTTGATGAAGAACTACGTATTGTTGAAGGGCAATTAGATGAGATTTTAATGACAATTCCAAATATCCCTCACGAAAGTGTTCCAGTTGGATTAACTGAAGATGATAATGTTGAAATTAGGACATGGGGGGAGTTACCGAGCTTCTCATACGAAGCAAAACCCCATTGGGATGTTGCAACAAATTTGGGGATCTTAGATTTTGAGCGAGCAGCGAAAGTAACTGGAAGCCGTTTTGTATTCTATAAAGGGAAGGGAGCAAGATTAGAGAGAGCCCTTATTAATTTTATGATGGACCTACATCAAGATGAGCATGGATACGAAGAAGTACTGCCGCCATATTTAGTAAATCGCACGAGTATGACAGGGACTGGACAACTTCCAAAGTTTGAAGAAGATGCTTTTAAAATTAGAGAAGAAGATTATTTCTTAGTACCTACAGCTGAAGTGCCGGTGACAAACATGCACCGTGATGAAATTATTGATGGCGACCAGCTTCCAATTGCCTATACAGCGTACAGTGCTTGTTTTCGCTCTGAAGCAGGATCTGCTGGAAGAGATACGAGAGGATTAATCCGCCAACACCAATTTAATAAAGTTGAGTTAGTACGTTTTGTTAAGCCAGAGGAATCTTATGAACAGCTCGAGCTTTTAACTAGTCAAGCAGAAAAGGTTCTACAGTTATTACAACTACCTTATCGTGTCTTGAGCATGTGTACAGGTGATTTAGGTTTTACAGCAGCCAAAAAATACGATATTGAGGTATGGATTCCTAGCTATGAAACATACCGTGAAATTTCTTCATGCAGTAACTTTGAGGATTTCCAAGCTAGAAGAGCAAACATTCGCTTTAGAAGAGAAGCAAAAGGTAAAACGGAATATGTTCATACTCTAAATGGTTCTGGCTTAGCAGTCGGACGTACCGTAGCAGCTATATTAGAGAATTACCAACAAGAAGATGGAAGCGTTGTTGTACCAGAAGTTTTAGTACCATATATGGGTGGTTTAACTTTAATTAAATAA
- a CDS encoding ABC transporter permease: MLTRKLVRSIFMYLVVMVLIILVVLIPRNAEMTLVDGVMEYQYKFSWESYYQNVKMYFTNVIETKSLGETQGWQSVEEVIISYMPASLKVIGAAFMISMVFGIYKGIFDFRQSGRKTSFLGNGTTFLFQAIPDFFLIILTVLFIITYMTFIPIFSQGQWYSFLFPSMIASIYPSMYVARITSAALTNEVGMQYIQVAKAKGLTEKMVLYRHVLRNCYALILSHCSSVMLLILSNLLMVEFLLGYKGAAFRLFQALDYSSVMVAGQRSKFEGELVIGISLCFLLIVLLSRVISEWASNRLDPRRKEQL, from the coding sequence ATGTTAACAAGAAAACTAGTCAGGTCAATATTTATGTATTTGGTAGTCATGGTTTTAATTATCTTGGTCGTCTTAATTCCACGTAACGCTGAGATGACTTTAGTTGATGGTGTGATGGAGTACCAATATAAATTTTCATGGGAGAGTTATTACCAAAATGTAAAAATGTATTTTACTAATGTGATAGAAACGAAGAGTCTAGGAGAAACCCAAGGTTGGCAATCAGTGGAGGAAGTTATTATCAGCTATATGCCAGCAAGTCTCAAAGTTATTGGTGCAGCATTTATGATAAGTATGGTTTTCGGTATATATAAAGGTATTTTTGACTTCCGACAATCTGGTAGAAAAACTAGTTTCCTAGGTAACGGAACAACATTCTTATTCCAAGCAATACCGGATTTCTTTTTAATTATCCTTACAGTTTTATTTATTATTACATACATGACGTTCATTCCAATTTTTAGCCAAGGGCAGTGGTATAGCTTTTTATTTCCTTCTATGATTGCTTCGATTTACCCATCAATGTATGTTGCTAGAATCACTTCAGCTGCTTTGACAAATGAAGTAGGAATGCAATACATACAAGTCGCTAAGGCAAAAGGTTTAACAGAGAAGATGGTATTATATCGCCATGTGTTGCGTAATTGCTATGCCTTGATATTATCCCACTGTTCTTCTGTGATGTTATTAATTTTGTCAAATTTACTCATGGTTGAGTTTTTATTAGGATATAAAGGCGCAGCATTCCGGCTTTTTCAAGCGCTAGATTATTCAAGTGTGATGGTAGCTGGGCAACGCTCAAAGTTTGAAGGAGAACTAGTTATTGGCATCTCTTTATGCTTTTTACTCATTGTCCTTTTAAGTAGAGTTATCAGTGAATGGGCAAGTAATCGTCTTGATCCAAGGAGAAAGGAGCAACTATGA